From Quercus lobata isolate SW786 chromosome 1, ValleyOak3.0 Primary Assembly, whole genome shotgun sequence, one genomic window encodes:
- the LOC115991750 gene encoding LOW QUALITY PROTEIN: uncharacterized protein LOC115991750 (The sequence of the model RefSeq protein was modified relative to this genomic sequence to represent the inferred CDS: deleted 1 base in 1 codon), with protein MSCLRLSKCLFKFRSDEVYERNQPRFEVYFYNNNKNNEFQQHCMSKSLLRNTTRTHVSFSNKNNNNNHFLDNDLIEEEEEEEEKEDRKLVHCEVEVISWRERRIKAQISIHAHIQSVWNALTDYERLADYIPNLVSSGRIACPHPERIWLEQRGLQRALYWHIEARVVLDLQEFPISANHRELHFSMVDGDFKKFEGKWSLNSGTTRSSSTILSYEVNVIPRFNFPAIFLERIIRSDLPVNLKALACRAEKNFKGIQRIALTGNSSIGKSTGGVSSFHKSFDGALCEMGKLSLGEFKERFAGSNFGPLSPSSSELNSNWGIFGKVCRLDRPCMVDEVHLRRFDGLLENGGVHRCVVASITVKAPVHKVWSVLTAYESLPEIVPNLAISKILSRENNKVRILQEGCKGLLYMVLHARVVLDLCEHLEQEVSFEQVEGDFDSFQGKWLLEQLGNHHTLLKYTVESKMRKDTFLSEAIMEEVIYEDLPSNLCAIRDYVERREVAHSLESCDQNRYSEEGSASSSIDIVGDCSSITTEQVSDLNGEGSFRQRPRVPGLQRDIDVLKAELHKFISEHGQEGFMPMRKQLRLHGRVDIEKAITRMGGFRRIASLMNLSLAYKHRKPKGYWDNLENLQEEISRFQRSWGMDPSFMPSRKTFERAGRYDIARALEKWGGLHEVSRLLSLKVRHPNRQGNPSKDIKIDYITSTDAGGESKTPSKPYISLDTQKWLKKLKHLDINWVE; from the exons ATGAGCTGCCTGAGGTTGAGCAAATGCTTGTTCAAGTTTAGAAGTGATGAAGTCTATGAAAGAAATCAACCCAGATTTGAAGTTtatttctataataataataaaaataatgaatttcaACAACACTGCATGTCTAAATCCCTTCTCAGAAACACAACCAGAACCCATGTctcattttcaaacaaaaacaacaacaacaaccacttTCTTGATAATGAtttaatagaagaagaagaagaagaagaagaaaaagaagatagaaAATTAGTTCATTGTGAGGTGGAAGTAATATCGTGGAGGGAACGCAGAATCAAGGCCCAAATATCCATTCATGCTCACATCCAATCAGTTTGGAACGCTCTCACTGATTACGAGCGCCTTGCCGATTACATTCCCAATCTTGTTTCCAG TGGGAGAATAGCTTGCCCTCATCCTGAGCGGATATGGTTGGAGCAAAGAGGCTTGCAACGGGCACTCTATTGGCATATTGAAGCACGTGTCGTTTTGGATCTTCAAGAATTTCCCATTTCT GCTAATCATCGTGAGCTCCACTTTTCCATGGTTGATGGAGATTTTAAGAAGTTTGAAGGCAAATGGTCCTTAAATTCTGGGACAACAAG GTCTTCATCAACAATTTTATCATATGAAGTTAATGTGATACCAAGATTCAATTTCCCTGCCATTTTCTTGGAGAGAATTATCAGATCAGATCTTCCTGTAAATCTTAAAGCATTGGCTTGTAGAgctgaaaaaaatttcaaagggATACAGAGAATAGCACTCACAGGGAATTCCTCTATTGGAAAATCCACGGGTGGTGTTAGTTCATTCCACAAGAGCTTTGATGGCGCCTTGTGTGAGATGGGTAAATTGTCACTTGGAGAGTTTAAAGAGAGATTTGCTGGATCTAATTTTGGTCCCCTGTCTCCATCTTCTAGTGAGTTGAACAGTAACTGgggtatttttggaaaagtttgtAGACTTGATAGACCTTGCATGGTGGATGAAGTTCATCTTCGTAGATTTGATGGTCTATTG GAAAACGGAGGTGTTCATCGTTGTGTTGTTGCAAGCATCACAGTAAAAGCTCCTGTTCACAAAGTTTGGAGTGTTTTAACTGCTTATGAAAGTCTTCCTGA AATAGTTCCAAATTTAGCCATCAGCAAAATACTGTCACGTGAAAACAACAAGGTCCGCATTCTTCAG GAAGGATGCAAGGGCCTACTTTATATGGTACTTCATGCACGGGTTGTGCTAGACTTGTGCGAACATCTTGAACAGGAGGTTAGCTTTGAACAGGTTGAAGGGGACTTTGATTCATTTCAAGGTAAATGGCTTCTTGAGCAACTAGGAAATCATCACACACTGTTAAAGTACACTGTGGAGTCAAAAATGCGCAAGGATACCTTTCTTTCTGAAGCTATTATGGAGGAG GTTATATATGAAGATCTCCCATCAAATTTATGTGCAATTCGAGACTATGTTGAAAGAAGGGAAGTAGCTCACTCACTGGAATCATGTGACCAAAATAGATATTCAGAGGAAGGAAGTGCTTCATCTAGCATTGATATAGTTGGTGATTGTAGTAGTATAACAACTGAGCAGGTCTCTGATTTAAATGGTGAAGGTTCATTTAGACAAAGGCCCAGGGTCCCAGGCCTACAAAGGGATATAGACGTTCTTAAAGCTGAGctccataaatttatttcagAACATGGGCAGGAAGGATTTATGCCCATGAGAAAGCAGCTTCGTTTGCATGGAAGGGTAGACATTGAGAAGGCAATCACACGCATGGGTGGATTTAGAAGGATTGCCTCACTGATGAATCTTTCTCTTGCATACAAACACCGGAAACCAAAGGGATACTGGGACAACCTTGAAAATCTGCAGGAAGAG ATAAGTCGGTTCCAGAGAAGCTGGGGAATGGACCCTTCATTCATGCCCAGTAGAAAGACATTTGAGCGTGCAG GGCGCTATGACATTGCACGAGCATTGGAAAAATGGGGGGGCCTCCATGAAGTTTCACGTCTTCTCTCACTCAAGGTCAGGCACCCCAATAGGCAAGGGAATCCTTCCAAAgatataaaaattgattatataACATCAACTGATGCAGGGGGAGAAAGTAAGACACCATCAAAACCCTATATTTCTTTAGATACGCAAAAGTGGctcaaaaagcta aaacatTTGGACATCAATTGGGTTGAATGA